The genomic region GATGGAAGAATTGCAAGCAGGAGACTGGGACGGAAGCACGCCTCAAGTGCAAGTTTTTCCCGGAATTACAGCGTTGCAAGCCGCCGCCGCCCGCGTCGGCACGCCTCTAATGCACGACTTTTGCGCCATTAGCTTAAGCGATTTACTCACCCCTTGGCAAGTTATTGAAAAGCGCTTAATTGCCGCAGCAATGGCTGATTTTGTCACGGCAATTTACAATCCGCGATCGCAATCGCGCGTCCAACAACTACAAATCGCCAGAGATATTTTCTTGCAATACCGCGATCCAAACACTCCAGTCGCGATCGTCCGTGCGGCTTATCGTCAAGACGAACAAATTTACCTAACAACTTTAGAAAAGTTACTCGATTTACCTGTCGATATGCTATCTACGGTATTAATTGGTAATTCTAGTACTCGCACCTATGCCGATTGGATAATCACCCCACGGGGTTATTTGGATTTTGTGCCAGAAATGAAAGAATAGCCAGCTAGTTACTTTCCTACTATGTCCAAATCGAGCAACAGTAACTCTGATTCGCAGAGCTTTCACAGCAGCAATATCTTTCAATCGAAGAATTGGGAGGAAACAGTCAAGCAAGTAGGATATCGGTTTAACCGACAGTATCAAGGTCAAGATTTAGCACTCCCGCCAGAAGTGCAGGCAATGCCAATATTTCACGAGTGGAAAACTGGTATCCTGGCCGGCAGACTGGCTTCTCCTTTTTGGGAGATGGCTCAACCGCAGAAAAACCAAACTTGCCTAGATATTGGCTGCGGTGTTAGCTTTCTTATTTATCCTTGGACGGAATGGCAAGCATTTTTTTACGGTCAAGAAGTCAGTACAGTAGCAAAGGATACCTTGAATACTCGCAGTCCGCAGTTGAACTCAAAGTTATTTAAAGGCGTTGAATTAAGACCAGCCCACCAGTTAAACTACTCTCCAGCTCAATTTGACTTAGCGATCGCCACTGGATTTAGCTGCTATTTTCCCCGCGAGTACTGGAGTACTGTCATGGCAGAAGTCAAGCGAGTATTGAAACCAAGTGGGTTTTTTGTCTTCGACATCCTCAACCCCGAAACACCCCTAGCAGAAGATTGGGCAGTTTTAGAAACCTACCTGGGTGCAGAAGTGTTTCTGGAGCCTATATCTGAGTGGGAAAAAACGATAAAAGCTACTGGCGCTAAAATTGTGGCACGGCAAGCAGGGGAATTATTTCAGTTGTATAAAGTCCGGTTTTAGTACGAGAAGTTAGAAGTCAAAAGTCAAAAGTCAGAAGTCAAAAAGTCTAAATCTACGAGCATTTAGCGCTGTGATTTGCTGGCAATTTGTTTCTGCGATGCTGGACTAATGCAAAAATCGATCCAAAGCTTTTTTCAATTCATCAATCTCGTCTTCCAAATTTCCCACTTGAGCAGCTCTAGCAATACATTCAGTCAGATGCTCGTCTAAAATCATTCGAGCCACGCGATCGAGCGCTCCGCGCACGGCTGCAATCTGCGTCAATACCTCGGGACAATCTCGGTTTTCTTGCACCATAGTTTTAATCCCGCGAATGTGTCCTTCAATGCGAGAAAGTCGATTGATCACGGCGCGTAGGGATTCTTCACTATGGACGTGAACGTGAGCGTGAGCCGACCCCTGCTCGTGAACGTGACTGTGACTGAGGTCTAAGTCAGTAGATGGGGAAAGTATTTCAGTCCTAGCAATTGACGAGGAGCTTTTTGTCAGTTTATCTGTGCCGTTCATGCGCGATCGCACCCGCTAATAGAGATAGTTCAAATTCTAGCCTAGAGCAATTGAGTCATTTTCCGCTATCTGCTGCAAGCTTTGCCAAAATATTAGATATGACATCCTAAAAGGGTTGTTATTAGTTGTTGGTTGACAGTTGACAGTTGACAGTAAACGCGCTCCGCTACACGCCGTGAAGACGGTTGTTAGTTGCTGTTCCCTGATAACTGATAACTGATAACTGTTCACTGAGTTCGATTGATTCTATGCGATTAGGAAAAGTTATGCAGTATGTGCGCCAACTCAGTTCTTATGTGTTGGCGATTGTTATAGGTGTATTTCTAAGCGGTTGTTTGCAGGTACTACCGTCACAAGCAGACCCAGTCCCTCAAGCAACGATTTCCCAAGTTCCCACACCACCAACCCCAACTCAAAAAGCTGCCATTCAGCCCAACAGCTTTGTGACTGCGGCAGTTAATCGCGTCGGACAAGCGGTGGTACGCATCGACACAGAACGCACGATTACGCGCCGCCTACCCGATCCTTTTTCAGACGACCCATTTTTCCGCCGTTTTTTTGGCGAAAACTTTCCCCAACAATTGCCACCCGAACGTTTACAAGGATTGGGTTCTGGGTTCATTGTCGATTCTAGCGGCGAGATTTTAACCAATGCCCACGTTGTCGCTCAAGCCGATAAGGTGACGGTAACTTTAAAAGATGGGCGTGTTTTGGAAGGTCAGGTGCAAGGTGTAGATGAAGTTACCGATTTGGCAGCAATTAAAGTCAATGGCAAAAATTTGCCCGTAGCACCTTTGGGAGACTCTTCTAGCGTCCAGGTTGGAGACTGGGCGATCGCCGTGGGAAATCCTTTGGGATTAGATAACACCGTCACCCTTGGTATTGTCAGCACTCTCAAGCGTTCTAGCGCTCAAGTTGGCATTCCCGACAAGCGGCTAGATTTCATTCAAACCGATGCGGCGATCAATCCTGGTAATTCTGGGGGTCCGCTATTGAACGATCGCGGCGAAGTGATTGGCATCAACACGGCGATTCGCGCTGACGGGATGGGGATCGGTTTTGCAATTCCAATTGACAAAGCTAAAGCGATTAAAGATCGGTTAATTCGAGGCGAGAAAGTTGCCCACCCATATATTGGGGTACAAATGGAAACCCTTACCCCCTCGTTGGCAAGACAAAATAACAGCGATCCTAATTCGACGATTCAAATTCCCGAAGTGAATGGCGTGTTAGTAGTGCGAGTTTTACCCAACTCACCTGCTGCTGCCGCTGGATTGCGTCGGGGAGATGTCATCGTCCAAGTAGACGGGCAGACGATTACGAAAGCCGAACAACTACAAAGTTTAGTTGAGGATACTCAAGTCGGGCAGGCGATTCAAGTCAAAGTCCGGCGGGGCGATCGAACTCAACAGCTTTCCGTCCGCACGGGAGAGTTGCAAAGCGCTTCGCTCAAATAAGAGATTTTGTTTATCGAGAGGCAAAATTTTGCCTCTTGGCAGAAAACAAATAGGGTGGGCATTGCCCACCCTATTTTTTAGTTAGATATCGTCGTCGTCGAAGTCGTCATCGTCATCATCGTCATCATCGTCATCATCTATGTCGCCAGCTGAAGAGTCGTCGATCATCAGATCGTCATCTTCATCCAGGATGGCAGAGTTGCGATCGAAACCGAAGCTATCTCCCATGCCTTCTAGGTTGTAGGCGCGAGCCGTGCGATCGTCGAGGACGACATCCATGGCATCGTCACCATCATCAAAGACGCTGGTTGACATGGTGTCGAAATCGTCAGTACTGGTCGTACTGACTTCTTCGTAGGTGTTAAAACCAGTTCCCGCTGGAATCAAACGTCCAATAATCACGTTTTCTTTCAGACCCCGCAACCAATCAGATTTACCTTCGATCGCTGCTTCAGTCAGTACCCGCGTCGTTTCTTGGAACGAAGCTGCTGAGATGAAGCTATCTGTATTCAGCGATGCCTTGGTAATACCCAAGAGCATCGGCGTATACTGTGCTTTCGCCCCACCAGTGATGCTCATCGCTTCGTTGACCTGCTCGACTTGCCGCAGTTCGATCAACTCCCCTGGCAACATGGTTGTGTCGCCACCATCGTCGATCCGCACCTTGGAAGTCATCTGACGCACGATCACTTCGATGTGCTTGTCAGAAATATCAATGCCTTGAGACTGGTAGACGGACTGAACTTCATTCACTAGAAATGTCTGGACTCGCTGTAAAGCTTCCAGCGCACTAGCATAAACACCCTCGGCAGCATTGCGATTGTAGAAAATCTCCAGAATTTCATGGGGGTTTGCTGGACCGTCGGTCAGTGGCGTACCTAACTCTATGTGCGCTCCATCAGAGACAATGGCATTTTGCCCAGGTCCAATTGGATACTCGGTAAGATTTCCAGAATCTTCAATCACCTTAATGGCAACAGTTTCATCCTCAATCCGATTGTATTCCACCGTACCGCCAGCACGGGCAAGAATACAGGCTTCTTTTGGTTTGCGTGCTTCCAGTAGTTCCTCAATTCTGGGTAAACCCTGAATGATGTCTCCGGTTTTTGCCCGTTCAAAGACCAGCAACACTAAGTTATCGCCCCGTTGAACCAGTTCGCCGTCTTCGACTTGCAATACCGCACCGTTACTGACGCGATAAGGGCGACCTGTGCGTACAACCACTTCATAAGCGTTGCTAACCAACGCTCCATCACCTGGTTGTTCCTGCTCTTTTTTGTCTCCCGTTGCCTTCTTAATTTCCAGTACTTGCCCGGATTCAGCCACAACTGCTCCCGGAGCGATTTCCATACCTGCTACCACCAAGTCACCAATTTTGACTTGAGGACGTTCTTTGGTTGGAATGGATAGGCGATCGCTTTCTCGCAACACCAGTATGCGGCGAATGGCTTCTGCACCTTCGCGAATACCGCGAATTTCTCCGGCTTCTTTGCACTGAATTGCCGTCCGTGCCACGACTGCACCAGGAGGAATGTTCTGCCCGTCTTCTACGAGTAATGTGGTCGAAGTACTGCCTTGGGTAGCATCAGCGGCTACGTCGCGGCGGATTGTTAAAGACTCCAAAATTACCAACTGCAAGCGCTGGAGTTCGGGATCTTCTGCATCGGGAATCAATTCGATATCTGCCACCATTGGCGAACTACCGTGTTCTCCGCTCGTGTCTTGCTCGATTTCCAAAACCAATTGCGTCCGCAGCAGTTCTACTCCTTCAATCGACTTCACCCGCTCGGAATCTTTAAAAGCAATACGCTGCATCGATCGCAACTCAATCCGGCGACCCGATTGGTTAACGGATTGCGTGCTGGGTACGGGTGGAACATCTGGTACGGCATATTCGATCGCGGGACGTAGCAGTAAGGCTGGACCTTCGGGCGATTCGACATACTCGATATAACGCAGTTCGGATAGGGTATGTCCTGGGACGATTTCTTCTCCAGGCTGACCTAGAGTTCCGTCTCTGCCGAGTGCTGCTTCTGGGTCGTCTAACATCAGCAATTCCCCTGGCTTCACCACCAGTTCGCGCAAAATGTCATTCTTCTGAGTCACGGTGACAACGCCGCTATTCTGGCAGAAGATATCCTTCACGACTTCCGTACCCGCTTCGACATACGTGCCGTCCTCGACGATCAGCAGGGAGATATCTTTATTGACTTCGTGAGATTCTTCAGGAATCCACAACAAGGTTCCACCCTTGACGACTTCGTAACCTTGCTTTGCCTTACCTTTTTTCCCGATTTCTACACCAGCAAATTTCACAATTCCACCAGTAGCAGTGCGGTAGCGATCGTCAATTAGCTCTGCGACAACTTGACCGTTTTGCACTTTTGTGCCTGGGGTCGCTAGGAGCGAAAATTGTTGACCGTTATTTGTTTCGATCGTGTAATGCTCGCGACCTTGGAAGCTTTCCGATCGCACGGTAGCCGTATCGAGAACCACAGAGGCAGTAATAATTTCAATTTCTCGCTGCCGCGCCCCATCAGCAGCTTGGGGTAAGCGCACGACACCCCCATGCACGCTGGTCAGTTTCATCTGCGCCAAGACGCTATTCGCTTCGACGCGATCGCCGTTGTTGACGCTTGGTTCTGCACCTGGGGGCAAGTTGTAAACTTCTCCCGACAAGATCCAGATCAAGCCGCCTCTAGATGCAGTCGTCGTCGTGTTACCTTGACGGTCGGTCTTTTCCTCGGCGACGACATCCGCAAATTTGACTTCTCCTGCCAAGTCCGAAGCTACGTCTTTCGTCACTTTTTCCGTATTCACTCTGGTGGTACGGTTGCCAACGGGGACTTCAGCGATTAGTTGCCCGGTTGTCACTGTCTGACCGTCATTGACATAGACGATCGAACCTTGGTTGACGGGAATATTCACTTTACTGCCATTGGCAAGCTCCAAAGTCAGCGCCCCGTTGTTTTCCGCCATCAGCGCGTCTTCCCCGTGGCGGGTTCTAAACGGACGATTGCGGAGATTGCGCGGCATCCGAATCGTGCCGTCTTGTTCTGCCCGTGCTTGTCGCGCCACTTCTCCGGTAAATACGCCGCCCGTGTGGAAGGTACGCATGGTGAGCTGCGTGCCTGGTTCGCCAATACTTTGAGCGGCAATGATCCCCACCGCTTCACCCAAATCTACCATCTTGGCGTGTGCCAAACTCCAGCCATAACAGTGCTGGCAGACCGATCGCGCTGCTTCGCAGGTGAGGGGCGATCGTACCATCACTTCTCGGATACCTGCTTTATCTACTGCCTGCGCCAATTCGTCATGAATCGGCTGGTTTCTCTGCACCAAAACTTCTTTCGTTTTTGGGTGGATCACGTCAACTGCCGCGACTCGACCCAGCAAGCGATTGCCGATCGGAATCAAAGTGCGATCGCCATCCATCATCGGGCGCACGGGAATGGCGCGGGTCGTACCGCAGTCAAATTCCCGTACGATTACATCTTGGGATACGTCTACCAAGCGTCGTGTTAAATAACCGGAGTCAGCCGTGCGCAGCGCCGTATCTACCAGACCTTTTCTTGCCCCGTAGGACGAGATAATGTATTCGGTAACGGTCAGCCCTTCGCGGAAATTTGTTTTAATTGGCAAGTCGATAATTTCCCCTTGAGGGTCTGCCATCAACCCGCGCATTCCGACTAACTGCCGCACCTGAGCGATCGAACCCCGCGCTCCAGAAATAGACATCATGTGTACCGAGTTCAGCGGATTTGTCCGCTCGAAGTGATTCATCACTTCATCTTTGAGGGCTTCGCTGGTACTGTTCCAAGTGTCGATCACTTTTTGGAAACGCTCGACCTCAGTGATTTCTCCCCGTTGGTAACGCGCTTCCGTTGCTCTAATTTCGGCTTCGGCAGCTTCCAAGAGCGATCGCTTAGAAGGCGGAACCATCAAATCGTCAACGCTAATTGAGATCCCTGCTTTCGTCGCGTAGCGAAATCCTAAATCTTTCAGCTTATCTGCCATAACTGCCGTGCGAGCAGTGCCGTAAGTCGTGAACGACCAAGCAATTAGATTTCTCAGCTGGCTTTTACCAACTACGCGGTTGCGAAAAATAAATTCCTTACCGTCTGCCATGTTTTTAGTGAGTAGTGAGTAGTGAGTAGTGCGTGGCGCGTGATGGGTGGGGAATCGTAGGGGCGGGTTTTTTGAAGATACCTGTTCTGGAATAAATCCTTCTGCTGTTAAACCCGCCCTTACAGGGGGAGTGAGTTAATTGCGAATTTTGCATTTTTCCTAGTCCCCAGCCCCTAATCCCTAGCTGACAATCGAGTCTTGAATTGCTTTGTTGTAAATAATCCGACCAGGAGTTGTCAGGATGAACTGCGACAGCAAATTACCGCTACTATCCTCTCGGACTCGTCGTTCGCGAAAGTGTTTAGTTACAGTGCCATCGCCCTGCTGTTCTACTTTTAAAGGCTCGCTGTCTGGCTTCGCCGTCTCTACTTTGCCGTCGTAGCGTACCCAAACTTTAGCATGTAGGTCTACTCGCTCTTGCTCGTAAGCTACGATCGCGTCATCGAGCGATGCAAAGTGACTGCCAGCACCACGATTGTTGTTGGGATTTTCGGCAGTTAAGTAATAACAGCCCAAAACCATATCTTGGCTGGGAGTAATAATCGGTCTACCTGTTGCTGGAGACAGAATATTGTTAGAAGCTAGCATCAACAATCTTGCTTCTGACTGCGATTCCAAAGATAGAGGTACGTGAACCGCCATCTGGTCGCCATCAAAGTCAGCGTTGAACGCCGGACAGACCAAAGGATGGAGCTGAATGGCACGACCTTCTACCAAAATTGGCTCGAAAGATTGAATCCCCAAGCGGTGGAGTGTTGGAGCGCGGTTGAGCAAGACTGGGTGTCCTTCAATCACCTCTTCTAGAACGTCCCACACGCTAGGGTCATTGCGCTGAATTAGTTTTTTCGCAGCTTTAATATTGTTGACAATTCCACCGCGAATCAGACGGTGGATTACGAAGGGCTGGAACAGCTCGATCGCCATTTCCCGTGGCAAACCGCACTGGTGAATTTTGAGTTTCGGTCCGACAACAATCACCGAGCGTCCCGAATAGTCCACCCGTTTTCCGAGCAAGTTTTGCCGAAAGCGACCTTGTTTCCCTTCGATAATATCTGACAAGGATTTCAACGGACGGTTGTTTGCGCCTACCACCGTGCGTCCCCGCCGACCGTTATCGATCAGAGCATCGACAGCTTCTTGCAGCATCCGCTTTTCGTTACGGACGATGATTTCAGGAGCCAAAATCTCTTGTAAGCGCGCCAGACGGTTGTTCCGGTTGATCACGCGACGATACAGGTCGTTTAAGTCAGACGTAGCAAATCGTCCGCCATCAAGCTGCACCATCGGGCGTAGGTCGGGAGGAATTACCGGAATGTAACTCATCACCATCCACTCTGGTTTCGAGCCAGTGGCGATAAAGTTGTCAATCACCCGCAGCCGTTTGATTAGTTTTGCCCGTTTCTGTCCTTTTGCCGTACCAATTTCTTGCCGCAGCGTTTCTGCTTCTGGTTCCAGTTTGATATCCGAGAGCAAATTCGCTAATGCCTCAGCCCCAATCCCTACTTCTATACCTTCTAGGGTAGAATCTTCGCTGTAAAGTTGGTCTTCAATCTCAATCCACTGGTCTTCGCTGAGCAGTTGTTTATAAGTTAGGGTCTCGGCATTACCTGGCTTGAGGACGACATAAGCGTTAAAGTAAACGATTTGCTCGACATCCCGTAAGGGCATATCTAGCAAAATTGAAATGTAACTGGGAATGCCCTTGAGATACCAAACGTGGGCAACTGGAGCCGCGAGTTTAATAAATCCCATCCGGTGGCGGCGAACGCGGGATTCTGTAACTTCCACACCGCAACGCTCGCAAACGATCCCCCGATGGCGGACGCGCTTGTACTTACCGCAGTGACACTCCCAATCTTTTGCCGGACCGAAGATCCGCTCGCAAAACAGCCCGTCCATTTCTGGCTTGAGCGTTCTATAGTTAATTGTTTCTGGCTTCGTCACCTCACCTACCAACTGCCCGTTAGGCAAGGTTCTTTCTCCCCAGACCCGAATTCGGTCGGGCGAGGCGATCGCAATTTTTACGTAGTCGAACTGATTTGATAATCCTGGTCTCATAGTTGAGGGGTAAGGGGTAAGGAAGGAGTGAGGAGTGAGGAGTCAGGAGTGAGGGGAAGATAAGATATCCCTCGCTCCTCGCTCCTCGCCCCTTACTCCTAGTTAAATTTCTTCTTCTTCCAACGATTCGCGACTGAGAGATTCGTAGGTAGGACGGGAAGGAGTGCGGCGACCAGCCGGATCTGCCATCAGATCCACCTCGACATCAGAGGTACTGCCGTCAGTTTGAGTTTCTACCTTATGCACGGCAATATCTAGCCCCAAAGACTGCAACTCTCGCATCAATACCTTGAAAGATTCGGGCGTGCCAGGTCGAGGGATAGCCTTGCCTTTGACGATCGCGTTTAAGGCTTCGTTCCGTCCTTGCATGTCGTCGGATTTCACCGTCAGTAGTTCTTGCAAAGTATAGGCAGCGCCGAAGGCTTCTAGCGCCCACACTTCCATTTCGCCAAATCGCTGACCGCCTTGCTGTGCTTTGCCACCCAAGGGCTGTTGCGTCACCAAGGAGTAAGGACCGGTAGAACGGGCGTGAATCTTGTCGTCTACCAAATGCACCAGTTTCAGCATGTAAGCCATGCCGATCGTGATCGGGCGATCGAACGGTTCTCCGGTTCTGCCGTCGAAGACTTGGATTTTCCCAGGATTCTCTGGATCGTACATCCAATCTTGAGCTGTGTCTTCTCTGGCTTGCATCAATTTGCCGTGGACGATCGAGCGAGAAGCTTCTTCGCCAAACATTTCATCGAACGGAGTCAGCTTGAACCGCGAACCCAAGTTAGCCCCTGCCCATCCCAAGAGGCACTCAAACACTTGTCCTACGTTCATACGGGAGGGTACGCCCAAGGGATTTAACACGATATCCACAGGTCTACCA from Chroococcidiopsis sp. SAG 2025 harbors:
- a CDS encoding class I SAM-dependent methyltransferase, yielding MSKSSNSNSDSQSFHSSNIFQSKNWEETVKQVGYRFNRQYQGQDLALPPEVQAMPIFHEWKTGILAGRLASPFWEMAQPQKNQTCLDIGCGVSFLIYPWTEWQAFFYGQEVSTVAKDTLNTRSPQLNSKLFKGVELRPAHQLNYSPAQFDLAIATGFSCYFPREYWSTVMAEVKRVLKPSGFFVFDILNPETPLAEDWAVLETYLGAEVFLEPISEWEKTIKATGAKIVARQAGELFQLYKVRF
- a CDS encoding metal-sensitive transcriptional regulator, which produces MNGTDKLTKSSSSIARTEILSPSTDLDLSHSHVHEQGSAHAHVHVHSEESLRAVINRLSRIEGHIRGIKTMVQENRDCPEVLTQIAAVRGALDRVARMILDEHLTECIARAAQVGNLEDEIDELKKALDRFLH
- a CDS encoding HhoA/HhoB/HtrA family serine endopeptidase encodes the protein MRLGKVMQYVRQLSSYVLAIVIGVFLSGCLQVLPSQADPVPQATISQVPTPPTPTQKAAIQPNSFVTAAVNRVGQAVVRIDTERTITRRLPDPFSDDPFFRRFFGENFPQQLPPERLQGLGSGFIVDSSGEILTNAHVVAQADKVTVTLKDGRVLEGQVQGVDEVTDLAAIKVNGKNLPVAPLGDSSSVQVGDWAIAVGNPLGLDNTVTLGIVSTLKRSSAQVGIPDKRLDFIQTDAAINPGNSGGPLLNDRGEVIGINTAIRADGMGIGFAIPIDKAKAIKDRLIRGEKVAHPYIGVQMETLTPSLARQNNSDPNSTIQIPEVNGVLVVRVLPNSPAAAAGLRRGDVIVQVDGQTITKAEQLQSLVEDTQVGQAIQVKVRRGDRTQQLSVRTGELQSASLK
- a CDS encoding DNA-directed RNA polymerase subunit beta' translates to MADGKEFIFRNRVVGKSQLRNLIAWSFTTYGTARTAVMADKLKDLGFRYATKAGISISVDDLMVPPSKRSLLEAAEAEIRATEARYQRGEITEVERFQKVIDTWNSTSEALKDEVMNHFERTNPLNSVHMMSISGARGSIAQVRQLVGMRGLMADPQGEIIDLPIKTNFREGLTVTEYIISSYGARKGLVDTALRTADSGYLTRRLVDVSQDVIVREFDCGTTRAIPVRPMMDGDRTLIPIGNRLLGRVAAVDVIHPKTKEVLVQRNQPIHDELAQAVDKAGIREVMVRSPLTCEAARSVCQHCYGWSLAHAKMVDLGEAVGIIAAQSIGEPGTQLTMRTFHTGGVFTGEVARQARAEQDGTIRMPRNLRNRPFRTRHGEDALMAENNGALTLELANGSKVNIPVNQGSIVYVNDGQTVTTGQLIAEVPVGNRTTRVNTEKVTKDVASDLAGEVKFADVVAEEKTDRQGNTTTTASRGGLIWILSGEVYNLPPGAEPSVNNGDRVEANSVLAQMKLTSVHGGVVRLPQAADGARQREIEIITASVVLDTATVRSESFQGREHYTIETNNGQQFSLLATPGTKVQNGQVVAELIDDRYRTATGGIVKFAGVEIGKKGKAKQGYEVVKGGTLLWIPEESHEVNKDISLLIVEDGTYVEAGTEVVKDIFCQNSGVVTVTQKNDILRELVVKPGELLMLDDPEAALGRDGTLGQPGEEIVPGHTLSELRYIEYVESPEGPALLLRPAIEYAVPDVPPVPSTQSVNQSGRRIELRSMQRIAFKDSERVKSIEGVELLRTQLVLEIEQDTSGEHGSSPMVADIELIPDAEDPELQRLQLVILESLTIRRDVAADATQGSTSTTLLVEDGQNIPPGAVVARTAIQCKEAGEIRGIREGAEAIRRILVLRESDRLSIPTKERPQVKIGDLVVAGMEIAPGAVVAESGQVLEIKKATGDKKEQEQPGDGALVSNAYEVVVRTGRPYRVSNGAVLQVEDGELVQRGDNLVLLVFERAKTGDIIQGLPRIEELLEARKPKEACILARAGGTVEYNRIEDETVAIKVIEDSGNLTEYPIGPGQNAIVSDGAHIELGTPLTDGPANPHEILEIFYNRNAAEGVYASALEALQRVQTFLVNEVQSVYQSQGIDISDKHIEVIVRQMTSKVRIDDGGDTTMLPGELIELRQVEQVNEAMSITGGAKAQYTPMLLGITKASLNTDSFISAASFQETTRVLTEAAIEGKSDWLRGLKENVIIGRLIPAGTGFNTYEEVSTTSTDDFDTMSTSVFDDGDDAMDVVLDDRTARAYNLEGMGDSFGFDRNSAILDEDDDLMIDDSSAGDIDDDDDDDDDDDDFDDDDI
- a CDS encoding DNA-directed RNA polymerase subunit gamma → MRPGLSNQFDYVKIAIASPDRIRVWGERTLPNGQLVGEVTKPETINYRTLKPEMDGLFCERIFGPAKDWECHCGKYKRVRHRGIVCERCGVEVTESRVRRHRMGFIKLAAPVAHVWYLKGIPSYISILLDMPLRDVEQIVYFNAYVVLKPGNAETLTYKQLLSEDQWIEIEDQLYSEDSTLEGIEVGIGAEALANLLSDIKLEPEAETLRQEIGTAKGQKRAKLIKRLRVIDNFIATGSKPEWMVMSYIPVIPPDLRPMVQLDGGRFATSDLNDLYRRVINRNNRLARLQEILAPEIIVRNEKRMLQEAVDALIDNGRRGRTVVGANNRPLKSLSDIIEGKQGRFRQNLLGKRVDYSGRSVIVVGPKLKIHQCGLPREMAIELFQPFVIHRLIRGGIVNNIKAAKKLIQRNDPSVWDVLEEVIEGHPVLLNRAPTLHRLGIQSFEPILVEGRAIQLHPLVCPAFNADFDGDQMAVHVPLSLESQSEARLLMLASNNILSPATGRPIITPSQDMVLGCYYLTAENPNNNRGAGSHFASLDDAIVAYEQERVDLHAKVWVRYDGKVETAKPDSEPLKVEQQGDGTVTKHFRERRVREDSSGNLLSQFILTTPGRIIYNKAIQDSIVS